A part of Paenibacillus sp. sptzw28 genomic DNA contains:
- a CDS encoding carbohydrate ABC transporter permease has protein sequence MVNRVAGAAVLYTLMILTALFCLGPFLWLLSTSLKVNANIYQFPPQFIPWPITFKNFIDVFNIMPLWTNIWNTVLMTAMGVGLNLLTCTIMAYPLARFRFPGRNLIFYAIISTMILPNGAGMIVHFLIIQKMGLYNTLLGIVLPSAVTVFNVFLLRQAFITIPQEMEDAARIDGASEFRIFWNIMVPMIRPAIATIVIFDFMAFWNSFIWPIVVLDDPNKYPLTAALQYLQGELSYNFPYIAAGTVISVIPIIIVFLLLQKQFINGMVGAVKG, from the coding sequence ATGGTTAACCGAGTCGCAGGTGCAGCGGTACTTTACACCTTGATGATTCTTACCGCACTTTTTTGCCTGGGTCCCTTTCTGTGGCTTTTGTCAACCTCGCTCAAAGTCAATGCCAATATCTATCAGTTTCCTCCCCAGTTCATTCCCTGGCCTATCACTTTCAAAAATTTTATCGATGTATTCAATATTATGCCGCTCTGGACTAATATCTGGAACACTGTGTTAATGACGGCAATGGGGGTCGGACTTAACCTGCTTACATGCACAATTATGGCGTATCCGTTGGCCCGTTTCCGCTTTCCCGGCCGCAATCTTATCTTTTATGCCATTATCAGCACGATGATATTGCCAAACGGCGCAGGAATGATCGTTCACTTTCTCATTATTCAAAAGATGGGACTGTATAATACGCTGCTAGGCATCGTACTGCCATCCGCCGTGACTGTTTTTAACGTGTTTTTATTAAGACAAGCGTTCATCACTATTCCTCAAGAAATGGAAGATGCAGCCCGAATCGATGGCGCAAGCGAATTTCGTATATTCTGGAACATTATGGTTCCTATGATACGGCCGGCTATCGCAACAATTGTGATTTTCGATTTCATGGCTTTCTGGAACAGCTTTATATGGCCGATTGTTGTTTTGGACGACCCTAATAAATATCCTTTAACCGCTGCGTTACAATATTTGCAAGGTGAACTCAGCTATAACTTTCCTTACATTGCGGCCGGTACGGTTATTTCTGTAATCCCTATCATTATCGTGTTTTTACTGCTTCAAAAACAATTCATTAACGGCATGGTCGGCGCGGTAAAAGGATAA
- a CDS encoding carbohydrate ABC transporter permease: protein MLNTRNRRYLFAYLMMAPGLLLMAIFTFYPIIYGLPLTFTNYSVIGETKWIGLANFKRAFSDPDFLLALKNSILYIIVVPVIQILSICMAILVNNNLKGVRFFRVSYFVPVVTSMVAAAIAWKWMFEQKGIINFILESAGITNGNIAWLANPDTALYAVMFVTVWKGLGYYMMIYLAGLQSIPSELQEAAKIDGANRAQVIRHVTIPLLQPFVLLCSLLSVMSAIRVFDEVYIMTGGGPAHASMVTGVYTYVKAFQDFDFGYAAAIGLIVSLIVMLFSIILFKYGKKGGLNYYG from the coding sequence ATGTTGAACACTCGCAACCGCCGCTATCTCTTTGCCTACTTGATGATGGCGCCCGGACTCCTATTAATGGCCATTTTCACCTTTTACCCTATTATCTACGGTCTCCCTCTTACGTTCACCAACTACTCGGTTATAGGTGAGACAAAGTGGATTGGACTTGCCAACTTCAAACGCGCCTTTTCCGACCCTGACTTTCTACTCGCTTTGAAAAATTCCATTCTATATATCATTGTCGTTCCGGTCATTCAGATTCTATCGATATGCATGGCGATCCTTGTAAACAACAATCTTAAGGGAGTCCGCTTCTTTCGTGTTTCCTACTTCGTGCCGGTAGTGACTTCGATGGTCGCCGCAGCGATAGCCTGGAAATGGATGTTCGAACAGAAAGGGATAATTAACTTCATATTAGAGAGTGCAGGTATTACCAATGGCAATATCGCCTGGCTTGCGAACCCGGATACGGCCCTCTATGCCGTCATGTTCGTAACCGTCTGGAAAGGACTTGGCTACTATATGATGATTTACCTGGCCGGCCTGCAGTCTATTCCGTCAGAGCTGCAAGAAGCTGCGAAAATTGATGGAGCGAATCGCGCCCAAGTAATCCGGCACGTTACCATTCCGCTGCTTCAACCGTTTGTACTCCTTTGTTCCTTGCTGTCGGTCATGTCGGCCATCCGTGTATTTGATGAAGTATATATCATGACCGGCGGAGGCCCCGCCCATGCCTCGATGGTAACCGGAGTATACACGTATGTCAAAGCTTTCCAGGATTTTGATTTCGGTTACGCAGCCGCGATTGGATTGATTGTTTCCTTAATCGTCATGTTATTCTCGATCATACTGTTCAAGTACGGAAAGAAGGGAGGGTTAAACTATTATGGTTAA
- a CDS encoding ABC transporter substrate-binding protein, producing the protein MANKLRSTAILLAMMLFISVLSACTQSTTGKTTDQKTGNQGSGASENSKGNNQASAPKNITLDFWTIALSPNFDDYINGRIAKYEQENQGVKIKWTDLPFTAIENKLLTSIAAGKSPDVVNLNTNMALTLASKGALVDLNKQATAEQIGIYFEEMYKSASIQGSTFAFPWYIAPHVLMYNKKIYEAAGLDPNAPPKTWDEVKQHAAAIKEKTGKYAFIPTIAVYADLVNAGVPVISEDKKKVVINTPEALTYAKWVKALYDEDLVPKDGITGGYTYALNQFQAGEVAMLITGSQFLNRVKQNAADVYANTLIADVPTQSSGNIHAPLMNVVVPAMSDTHEEAIAFANYITNDESQLEFAKVVNIFPSTKEAAKDPFFTESGEDPESKAKVIAAASLPRAIDITFGVPDQGELISILTKEWEKMLLGQQTPEATLKNAEEQMQKKLDEINANY; encoded by the coding sequence ATGGCAAATAAGCTTCGTTCTACCGCGATACTGCTGGCTATGATGTTGTTTATATCGGTCCTTTCGGCTTGCACTCAATCTACTACGGGTAAAACAACCGATCAAAAGACGGGAAATCAAGGCTCCGGGGCATCTGAGAATTCGAAAGGTAACAACCAGGCTTCTGCACCCAAAAATATAACATTGGATTTCTGGACTATTGCGCTTAGTCCTAACTTTGACGATTACATCAATGGAAGAATTGCCAAATACGAGCAGGAAAATCAGGGAGTCAAGATTAAATGGACGGATCTGCCGTTCACCGCCATTGAAAATAAACTTTTGACCTCTATTGCGGCTGGAAAATCTCCCGACGTTGTAAACCTGAATACAAACATGGCGCTTACGCTCGCAAGCAAGGGGGCGCTTGTCGATTTGAATAAACAAGCGACCGCTGAGCAAATCGGCATCTATTTTGAGGAGATGTATAAGTCAGCATCAATACAAGGCAGCACATTCGCGTTTCCTTGGTATATCGCTCCGCACGTTTTGATGTATAACAAAAAGATTTACGAGGCGGCGGGGCTTGACCCGAACGCGCCTCCCAAAACATGGGATGAAGTGAAGCAGCATGCAGCAGCAATTAAAGAAAAGACAGGCAAGTATGCATTTATCCCAACGATTGCCGTTTATGCCGATCTGGTGAATGCGGGGGTTCCAGTGATAAGTGAAGATAAGAAGAAAGTGGTTATTAATACACCTGAAGCTTTGACATATGCCAAATGGGTGAAAGCTCTTTATGACGAGGATCTGGTACCGAAGGACGGCATTACCGGCGGGTATACTTATGCACTCAATCAATTTCAGGCCGGAGAAGTCGCAATGTTGATTACAGGTTCCCAGTTTTTGAACCGTGTCAAACAGAATGCTGCGGATGTTTATGCGAATACGTTGATTGCGGATGTACCCACTCAATCATCCGGAAACATTCATGCGCCTTTGATGAATGTAGTCGTTCCTGCCATGAGTGATACTCATGAAGAAGCGATAGCTTTTGCCAACTATATTACAAACGACGAGTCCCAGCTTGAGTTTGCTAAGGTTGTCAACATCTTCCCGTCGACGAAGGAAGCGGCGAAGGATCCGTTCTTCACTGAGTCCGGGGAGGATCCGGAATCCAAAGCTAAAGTCATTGCCGCTGCAAGCCTGCCCCGGGCCATTGATATTACGTTTGGCGTTCCGGATCAGGGTGAATTAATTTCGATCTTAACGAAAGAGTGGGAAAAGATGCTTCTCGGGCAGCAGACCCCCGAAGCGACGCTCAAAAATGCGGAAGAACAGATGCAGAAGAAATTGGACGAAATTAACGCCAATTATTAA
- a CDS encoding N-acetylmannosamine-6-phosphate 2-epimerase, whose translation MRRTIMKGLVVSCQAMPHEPLYGSELMAAMAKAAEHGGAVGIRANSAQDIAAIRKVTELPIIGINKREIADSSIYITPTLKDAIDVIDAGADIVAIDATTGVRPDGKTLANTIKAIKDRGAQIMCDISTLEEGIRASQAGADFISTTLSGFTPYSTQQEEPDFKLVSELVGKISVPIVAEGRIWEPRQVVMALELGAAFVVVGTAITRPQVITQRFVDEIREWKRNNAGR comes from the coding sequence ATGAGACGAACAATAATGAAAGGGCTGGTCGTGTCTTGTCAGGCAATGCCGCATGAACCTCTATACGGAAGCGAACTTATGGCAGCTATGGCAAAAGCGGCTGAGCATGGAGGAGCCGTTGGGATTCGGGCGAATAGTGCGCAGGACATAGCCGCAATCAGAAAGGTGACTGAGCTACCGATTATCGGCATCAACAAGAGGGAGATTGCAGACAGCAGTATCTATATCACGCCGACATTGAAGGACGCCATAGATGTCATTGATGCCGGTGCTGATATCGTCGCAATTGATGCAACAACAGGCGTTCGTCCCGATGGGAAGACCCTTGCAAACACCATAAAGGCGATAAAAGACCGAGGAGCGCAGATCATGTGCGATATTTCCACATTGGAGGAGGGAATTCGTGCCTCACAGGCGGGGGCGGACTTTATTTCGACCACATTGTCGGGGTTCACCCCCTACAGCACACAGCAAGAGGAACCGGACTTCAAGCTCGTATCGGAGCTGGTTGGGAAGATTTCCGTCCCAATCGTAGCGGAAGGACGAATATGGGAGCCGCGGCAAGTGGTAATGGCACTTGAGCTCGGAGCCGCGTTTGTCGTTGTCGGCACCGCCATCACTAGACCACAGGTTATTACTCAGCGGTTTGTTGATGAAATCCGGGAATGGAAGCGAAACAACGCCGGGAGGTGA